The sequence GGCTCGCTCAAGTTCATCGTTGACGGGATCGTGTCGCTTTGCCGCCCGTCGGCAGGCATCGGAGCAGTAGCGGACGTTCTCCCAGTCGCGTTCCCACTTCTTGCGCCACTCGATCGTCCGGCCGCACTGATGGCAGGGCTTGGTCGGCTTAGCGGGCGATCTAGGCACGGAGGAACTGCGTCCAGCGGCCAACGACCTCACTGAGCCGCAACTCGGACGCAAGCCGAAGGTGGTCGGCCAAAGCGGACATCGGAAGATCGGGAAGCACACTGCTCTGGGTGGCAACCGCATAGGTCTCGCTACCAGGGTCGAGAAGTCGGATTTCGATGGCGTTGCTCGACACCTTCCATCGCCATAACTCGCCGACGCCCATCGCGGCGAAGATGGGCTCACGCGGGATCGACGTTGACGTTTTGTCCACCTCAATTACGAGGTTGGGCGGCGAGTGAATCGCGAGATCGAGTTCCTCTGCCTCAGGCGGAGGGACCGTATCGTCGGGATTGATGTAGAAACCCTCGTCCGGCTCTGTGCCCTTCAGCAGGTCTTCCCGCATCAGTGTCGTCCCGCCGATGCGGTCATAGGGGACCTCCCGGACGATGAGATACTGCGTAAGCAAGTCAGCGAGCGTCGACTTGCGGCGGTCGTGTCCGATGCTGATCGGCGGCATGATTTCGAGCGTCCCGTTGTCGTAGGTCATGCGAGTTCCAGGACCCGCATCCTCGCCGAGCTGCAGGTACGACTTCCACGACACGCCGTGAAGAACCGTCGACGTCGGCTGGTCGAGGGTCAGACCCATGACGAACATCCTACCTCAGTTTCCGTCGCCCAACACCGTCAGTTGCAACCGTCGGCTGACGTCGCGGCCGTCGGCTTCGCCGGTGATTTGCGGAACGCTGACGTCGTCGAGGCCCGGGGCAGCGCCGATCCAGGTCTTGTCGTCGAGCTTGCTGACTTTGCGCGTCGGCGGATCGGCGAGCGGGACGAGGTCTGGTGCGTCGTCACCGTCCCAGCGGTTGAGCACGTTGTAGTACTGATCGCGCTGGGCTGGCACGTAGCCGGCGTCGCGGATGAGGCGGCAGAGCTCGCGAACGCCCAGGTCATAAGTCGTGCCCGCGGCGCTGACGACGTTCTCTTCCATCATTGCGCCGCCCATGTCGTTGGCTCCGTAGTAGAGCGCGAGCTGGCCGACCTTCGGGCCCATGGTGACCCAGGAGCTCTGCAGGTTTTCGATGTTGTCGAAGTAGAGACGGCCCAGG is a genomic window of Planctomycetota bacterium containing:
- a CDS encoding Uma2 family endonuclease, whose protein sequence is MGLTLDQPTSTVLHGVSWKSYLQLGEDAGPGTRMTYDNGTLEIMPPISIGHDRRKSTLADLLTQYLIVREVPYDRIGGTTLMREDLLKGTEPDEGFYINPDDTVPPPEAEELDLAIHSPPNLVIEVDKTSTSIPREPIFAAMGVGELWRWKVSSNAIEIRLLDPGSETYAVATQSSVLPDLPMSALADHLRLASELRLSEVVGRWTQFLRA